The Arachis hypogaea cultivar Tifrunner chromosome 14, arahy.Tifrunner.gnm2.J5K5, whole genome shotgun sequence genome has a segment encoding these proteins:
- the LOC112742448 gene encoding uncharacterized protein: MDFVLVQSGTGHEAEPGGDAAVTTSQQRTRSPPRHPTQSREGRPFGGTGDNHAKIMQEQHHRMQDLEHWLADREHDQHTPEQSHSRSHSRSHCRRTPSPQAESKSTGERGRARRRHDPVIYARQERRHTTGQGTEDARREDDEGRTRRTRGPMIMGAIPFHRSILEVRLPKHFDKPMDMRYDGTQDPLEYLTTFEARMNLEGVGDEVRCCAFPITLAGPAIRWFNNLPQGSVTGFADISHTFLAQFTTRIAKVKHPINLLGVTQRPDESIRKYLDRFNDECLEIDGLTDSVASLCLTNGLLNEDFRKHLTTKPVWSMQEIQCVAKEYINDEEVSRVVAANKRQPTHNQDRQRGSREGQKEHARDSGPSKAPRPFPRVEKFTNYTPLTAPIMEVYQQIAEKGILSKPRPLKERTGGNRSLYCDYHKGYGHKTQDCFNLKDALEQVIRDGKLAIFSHLIREPRRRNRDHDSEDRTRAPKRRQEPEDDDQGLTIVNVVTARNAAPRSKSAHKKDAKVLAVSSSSTRSTRKLPPISFGPEDQWFDKIGESPPMVITARVATGLVKRILVDTGADSNIIFRNVFDALGLRDANLQTHQHGVVGLGNHFIKPDGIITLPISLGQ, from the coding sequence ATGGACTTCGTACTGGTCCAAAGTGGAACAGGCCACGAGGCCGAGCCCGGAGGGGATGCTGCCGTGACTACTTCCCAGCAGCGCACAAGATCCCCCCCAAGACACCCAACACAATCTCGCGAAGGACGCCCCTTCGGGGGAACTGGCGACAACCAcgccaaaataatgcaagaacaGCACCATAGGATGCAAGACCTGGAACACTGGCTGGCAGACAGGGAACACGACCAGCACACCCCAGAACAAAGCCACTCCCGCTCTCACTCTAGGAGCCACTGCAGACGCACGCCCAGCCCCCAGGCCGAATCCAAGAGCACTGGGGAAAGAGGACGCGCTAGGAGACGCCATGACCCTGTCATCTATGCCAGACAAGAACGGCGGCACACTACAGGTCAGGGAACCGAAGACGCTCGTCGGGAGGACGATGAAGGAAGAACGAGGAGAACGCGGGGACCCATGATAATGGGGGCGATCCCATTTCATCGTTCCATACTCGAGGTCCGGCTACCAAAACACTTTGACAAGCCAAtggacatgaggtacgacggaACACAAGACCCGCTGGAATACCTCACGACCtttgaggccagaatgaacctTGAGGGAGTGGGAGACGAGGTAAGATGCTGCGCCTTCCCGATCACCCTGGCGGGGCCTGCAATACGGTGGTTCAATAACCTCCCGCAGGGCTCGGTGACCGGCTTCGCAGATATCAGCCACACCTTCTTAGCCCAATTCACGACCAGGATCGCAAAGGTGAAGCACCCAATCAACCTGCTCGGGGTAACCCAGCGACCCGACGAGTCGATTAGGAAATACCTAGATAGATTCAACGATGAATGCCTGGAAATCGACGGACTGACGGACTCGGTCGCGAGTTTGTGCCTGACGAATGGACTCCTGAACGAGGACTTCAGAAAGCACCTTACCACGAAACCAGTGTGGAGTATGCAGGAAATCCAATGTGTGGCCAAGGAGTACATCAATGACGAAGAAGTGAGCCGAGTCGTGgctgccaacaaacggcagccCACTCATAATCAAGACCGGCAGCGCGGAAGCAGAGAAGGACAAAAGGAGCACGCCAGAGACAGCGGCCCGAGCAAGGCTCCCAGACCATTTCCTCGTGTTGAgaagttcaccaactacaccccTCTCACCGCGCCGATCATGGAAGTTTATCAACAAATTGCCGAAAAGGGGATCTTGTCAAAGCCCCGACCACTGAAGGAACGAACAGGGGGAAACCGAAGCCTCTACTGTGACTATCACAAGGGCTATGGGCATAAAACCCAAGACTGCTTCAATCTAAAGGACGCGCTGGAGCAGGTCATCAGGGATGGAAAGCTAGCCATATTTTCCCACCTCATAAGGGAGCCAAGGCGACGAAATCGCGACCACGACAGTGAAGATAGGACTCGGGCACCGAAGCGACGCCAAGAACCGGAGGACGACGACCAGGGCCTCACCATAGTGAACGTGGTAACAGCTAGGAATGCAGCACCTAGGTCAAAGTCGGCACACAAGAAAGACGCCAAAGTCCTGGCGGTCTCCTCATCCTCCACGCGAAGCACTAGGAAGCTCCCACCCATTTCGTTCGGCCCGGAAGATCAGTGGTTCGACAAGATCGGAGAGAGTCCTCCCATGGTCATAACGGCCAGGGTAGCAACCGGTCTCGTCAAACGAATCCTTGTAGATACGGGGGCAGACTCGAACATCATATTCCGTAATGTGTTCGATGCTTTGGGCCTGAGGGACGCCAACCTACAGACGCACCAGCACGGTGTCGTAGGGCTTGGCAACCATTTCATCAAGCCAGATGGCATAATCACCCTGCCGATCTCACTGGGACAATGA
- the LOC140178549 gene encoding uncharacterized protein: protein MAEFVILRDSTAYNIILGRKTINDLGGVISTRMLVMKFITEEGSVGSVRGDLETAVACDNASLSLRKKFKEALGIFLADLHARVDDKPRPEPEGDLEKFKVGNSEEKFTFVNRNLPHELKEPLMEMIRANGDLFAWTPADMPGINSSLMSRHLAVRPEAKPVAQRRRKMSQERVEKVARQMAGLLEAGFIRELDYSTCLSNVVLIPMHRPDEDKTAFITPGGTYCYRVMLFGLKNVGATYQRLMNKIFSNLIGKTVEVYVDDILAKTTHPDDLIRDLENVFASLRQHGIRLNPLKCAFAMEAGKFL from the exons ATGGCCGAATTTGTGATCCTACGGGACTCCAccgcctacaacatcatcctggggagaaagACAATCAACGACCTAGGAGGAGTCATCAGCACGAGGATGTTGGTAATGAAGTTCATAACTGAAGAAGGGTCAGTAGGATCTGTGAGAGGAGACctggaaacggcagtcgcttgcgacaacgCCAGTCTCTCGTTAAGGAAAAAGTTTAAAGAGGCATTGGGAATATTTCTCGCCGACCTGCACGCCAGAGTCGATGACAAACCGAGACCCGAGCCCGAAGGAGACCTGGAAAAGTTTAAGGTCGGGAACTCAGAGGAAAAATTCACGTTCGTGAATAGGAACCTCCCCCACGAGTTAAAAGAACCCTTGATGGAAATGATCAGAGCTAATGGCGATTTGTTTGCCTGGACACCCGCTGACATGCCGGGAATAAACTCCAGTCTCATGTCGCGCCACCTAGCCGTTAGACCGGAAGCCAAACCGGTGGCccaaagaaggagaaaaatgtcTCAGGAAAGAGTAGAGAAAGTGGCCAGACAGATGGCCGGCCTCCTCGAAGCGGGGTTCATCCGGGAGCTGGACTATTCGACCTGCCTgtcaaacgtggtcctg ataccgatgcaccggccaGACGAGGATAAAACGGCGTTTATAACGCCAGGGGGGACCTATTGCTACAGAGTGATGCTGTTTGGCCTAAAGAACGTGGGGGCAACGTACCAGAGACTGATGAACAAAATATTCAGCAATCTCATCGGCAAGACCGTGGAAGTTTACGTGGACGATATCCTCGCAAAAACCACCCACCCCGATGATCTCATAAGAGACCTGGAAAACGTGTTCGCGTCCCTCCGACAACATGGCATAAGGCTCAACCCGCTTAAGTGTGCCTTTGCCATGGAGGCTGGAAAGTTCCTGTGA